The following are encoded in a window of Primulina eburnea isolate SZY01 chromosome 4, ASM2296580v1, whole genome shotgun sequence genomic DNA:
- the LOC140830321 gene encoding toMV susceptible protein tm-1(GCR26)-like, giving the protein MQNELSWSPGPPKVSVAVVDVSTSSKDVKTCGDFKFVSRNDVLSCSAADGEKSSTLLPDDRGKATVVMNKALEAFLSKVQSDDILAGVIGLGGSGGTSLISSGFPSFPIGIPKLIVSIEASGNTEPYVGTSDLVLFPSVVDVCGINNMSRSVLSNVVAAFAGMVMGQLKLSEESATDNEKPTSGGRAMEDLVKAGLIQGVLDITTTEVADYTVGGNMACDSSRFDAILDKKIPLVLRVGALDMVNLGPRATVPSNFQQRNIYEHNEQVTLMQTTIYENVKFAAFKAKKLNKSSSKVRVYLPKMGVFALDEPDKAFYDPEATGALIHEMQRKMVDSTVVAVDLPSKPPSTTEFGSTRSIPPINTAIFSQQQPIDSNYNLGGEIGLRRRQTCGAGIREWRRRRTSNQ; this is encoded by the exons ATGCAGAATGAACTTTCTTGGTCTCCTGGGCCCCCAAAG GTGTCGGTGGCTGTAGTTGATGTGTCCACCAGCTCAAAAGATGTTAAAACCTGTGGGGATTTCAAGTTTGTGTCGAGAAATGATGTCCTCTCCTGCTCTGCAGCAGACGGGGAAAAGTCCAGTACCCTGCTCCCAGATGATAGAGGCAAAGCTACTGTTGTCATGAACAAAGCTCTCGAGGCTTTCCTCAGCAAAGTTCAAAGTGATGACATTCTTGCTGGAGTTATCGGGCTTGGTGGCAGTGGAGGGACATCTTTAATTTCCTCTGGTTTTCCATCTTTTCCCATTGGAATCCCAAAGTTGATTGTATCAATTGAGGCCAGTGGCAATACTGAACCATATGTTGGAACATCTGATTTGGTGTTATTTCCATCAGTGGTGGATGTTTGTGGCATTAACAATATGAGTAGATCGGTGTTATCTAATGTCGTTGCTGCTTTTGCTGGAATGGTGATGGGACAGCTAAAACTTTCCGAAGAATCAGCCACTGATAATGAGAAGCCTACATCAGGAGGAAGGGCTATGGAAGATCTTGTCAAAGCCGGACTTATACAGGGTGTTTTGGATATCACCACAACCGAGGTAGCTGATTACACTGTAGGAGGAAACATGGCATGTGACAGTTCACGTTTTGATGCCATATTAGATAAGAAGATACCCTTGGTTCTAAGGGTTGGTGCCTTAGATATGGTGAACCTTGGACCCAGAGCCACCGtaccttcaaattttcaacaGAGAAATATTTACGAACACAATGAACAGGTTACACTTATGCAAACTACAATTTATGAGAATGTGAAATTTGCAGCCTTCAAAGCAAAGAAGTTAAACAAGTCATCATCAAAGGTTCGTGTCTACTTGCCAAAGATGGGAGTTTTTGCCTTAGATGAACCAGACAAGGCGTTCTATGATCCAGAGGCTACTGGTGCTCTTATACACGAAATGCAGAGGAAAATGGTTGACTCGACGGTGGTTGCCGTGGATCTTCCGTCGAAGCCTCCGTCAACTACTGAATTTGGTTCAACGCGATCGATTCCACCCATCAACACAGCAATATTTTCTCAACAGCAACCCATCGATAGCAACTATAATTTGGGCGGAGAAATTGGCTTGAGAAGGAGACAAACCTGCGGCGCTGGAATCAGGGAGTGGCGACGGAGAAGAACTTCGAACCAATGA